The Vibrio sp. B1FLJ16 DNA segment CCCGTCGTAACCCAAACCAAGTCCGTAGTCTCCGAATACGCCGACACCCAATGTCCATTTATCATCAAGTTGCTGGCTGTAAAATGCAGAACCGATAGGCACAAAGCCAATCACATTACCTGCATCACCGGACAATGTATCCAGTGTCGCATCACCGTAAAGACTGGTCAGGCTACCAGAAAATGACTGCCCAGAGACGTTTGCCAGACCAGCCGGATTGGCAGCCATAACAGACGCATCATGTGCACGTGCGGCCATCCCCGCAGACGCCAACCCGATATCCGTTGTAGTCGTCTCATATATGTACAAACCACCTGCTTGAACCGCCGCGCATGTCATTAAAGAAGTCGCTACAACGATTTTTGGAATATTTTTCATAATAAAGCCCGCTACTTATAAAACCCACACTGCATTTCCGGCGATACCTGTGTAAAAAGCACCACCAATCACATAAAGCATAGGTTAGTTATAAAGTTAAGAGAGTAGAAAACCATACAACGCCATTGTTATCGTTGGTTTTGCGTTGACAGATTATTTAACGTTATTTTGATCAACAAAAAGAGCGCTAGCTGATCCCCTTCGCCCCAGATGTTTTTTGTTCACATTTAGAAAAGTAGATAGTCACGTTATTAAGTAGGAAAATAACTTAAATAAATACAGCGAGCGTAGTAACTGGTTATTTTAATTGAAATATACAACCTAGTTATTAGCTCGCCGTCAAAGCAAATCAGAACTGGTAATTCACTTCAATTCGATGATCGCCGTCACCGAAATTAACGTGTTCATTCCAGTTCGCAAAATAACGAACATTCGTTCTAGGATTGATTTGATAAGATAAGGCAAACTCATGAGCTAAGATATTGTCCTCACCAGCATAGTATTCTGATTTGTAGTCACCTGAACCCGACAATGTATGCATGTACATAGGGTTGTAGTTAATCCAGACTTTATCTGTTACGTCTACTTTTGCGTACATACCAACTAAGGCGAACGTACCCGGAATTTCATACCCTTTATCATCGCCACTATAATCGTTCGCTACAGTGACACCTGCCCCTGCTAACGGGAAAACTTGTACTACGCCAAGTTTTGGTAGTGCCTTCAGAAAACTGTAGGATGCATCCAGCTTGTCATTCTCTACGTCATAGTTCAGGTCTAGCTGTCGGCCTAAACCTTTAGCCAGTTCTGCCTGAAAGTTACGAAAACGAAATGAGTCAATACTGTCATCAACACCGCCATATAAAGCCTCATCGTTATCCCGGATACCAAATAAATCACCGCCTATCCCTTTCATTTCTATAACATTCATTGCCATAGTGCCCGGCTTACTCGATTGGTAGCTTTGACCTATTTTGATATTCACGCCTTTATCGGTAATACCAACCCCAGCCTGCGTATATACAGCAAGCGGATCAGACATATCTTGTAATTCTTCGTCACTGGTTGCGTTTGCTTGAGCAATTGATAAGAGTTGAAGAATGGCTGCTATGGCAATCGTTGGTTTCGCTAACTTCATAAAAGGTATCCAATTTAATGACGATCAATTTTAACGGGCCTATTAGTCGCTCAAATAAAAACAAACAAAACACATATAATAAATAACTATAAAACTGACGAGACATAATAAGCGCCAAATACAATATAGACTTAATAAATCAGATTCAATAAATACGCCTTATGCATTGTATAAATCAAACTTTGGCTACAAATATTAATAAAATACGAGTGTTAAATTTTATAAAATACAAACGTTAAACTAATTAATATTTAATTTTCAAAATCAAATATTATACAAGGAATAGAACAGACGTAATTTACTGAAAATAAACCTTTTGTTTGCGCAGGATGTTCTCAATCATGTTTTAAAGGAGAATAAGCCAATGACAAACAAAAACAATATTTCAACATTAACGTAATGTTTTACTGACTTTTTGTAGGCTTAACGTAAAAATAAAAACGTGCATCTTAAAAATGAGATGCATAAAATTGACAATAGTACTTAGCTTTCAACCCAATGAAAAATCATACTCCGCTCTCAGTTATTGCAATGCTAAGGCCCACACCCGACATAGAAGACTTTCATTTCACAGCTCTAAATTTGACGAAATTTGTTTAACCCTTTGATCAATTTCGAGATCTTGTCGGCACAAATTTTCTGCTACTCATACTATGCTTATTATGAATATGATCCACTTAAGGGCGTGGCTATGAAATACAAACATATCCTTGTCGCACTAGAGCTTTCTGACGAGAGCACAGTGCTGATCGATAGAGCAGTAGAGATGGCAAACTATCTCGACTCCGAAATATCTTTCATTCATGTAGATGGTACACATGGTGAAATCTATCGCGAGCTCGTTGATATAAAAGAAAATCCGGACCAAAGGCCACTCAATGAGCACTCAATGGAGTGTCTAAAGACATTCAGTGACTACATCGACCAGCCACTCAAGCACTTTTTTGTCGGTACTGGCGATTTGGCTGACAAGCTTGAAAAAACGATTAAAGAAGAAGAAGTCGATTTGCTGATTTGCGGCCACCACCAGGACTTGTGGAGTAAACTCATCTCCTATTCAAGGCACCTGATAAATAAATCTCCGGTAGATATTCTGGTTGTGCCAATCCACGACTAGAACTAGAACTGATAAACCCCAATAACCTAGATACACAAACGCAAGCCAGTAGTTTCCCCGCTACTGGCTTTTTAGCATCTGCTCCCGACCGCTTCGTTTAATCATAGGCTAAACTCTCTTAATGACTAGTTTAGCACTGGAATACAAACTAACTGATTTATAA contains these protein-coding regions:
- a CDS encoding universal stress protein, which gives rise to MKYKHILVALELSDESTVLIDRAVEMANYLDSEISFIHVDGTHGEIYRELVDIKENPDQRPLNEHSMECLKTFSDYIDQPLKHFFVGTGDLADKLEKTIKEEEVDLLICGHHQDLWSKLISYSRHLINKSPVDILVVPIHD